A genomic window from Bradyrhizobium sp. SK17 includes:
- a CDS encoding AAA family ATPase — protein MFLVKLDRLISSYLGETAGNVRKIFEFARKQPCVLFFDEFDALARSRDDSSEHNELRRVVNSLLLFIDHIQPKGFLIAATNLDQSLDPAVWRRFDEVVWFDKPDRAMIARFLRLKFKNIATAFDPLQHAAALEGYSYAEIERVCTQAVKTMIIDRRKQVQARDFNRALEDEARRRAGQSRLASPS, from the coding sequence CTGTTCCTCGTCAAGCTCGATAGGCTGATCTCGTCCTACCTGGGCGAGACGGCTGGCAATGTCCGCAAGATTTTCGAGTTCGCCCGGAAACAGCCCTGCGTGCTGTTCTTTGACGAGTTCGACGCGCTGGCGCGCTCGCGCGATGACTCGAGCGAGCACAATGAGCTGCGCCGTGTCGTCAACAGCCTGCTGTTGTTCATCGATCATATTCAGCCGAAGGGCTTTCTGATCGCCGCGACCAACCTTGATCAATCCCTCGATCCGGCGGTTTGGCGGCGCTTCGACGAGGTCGTCTGGTTCGACAAGCCGGATCGCGCGATGATCGCCCGCTTCCTGCGGCTCAAGTTCAAGAACATCGCGACCGCGTTCGATCCGCTGCAGCATGCGGCCGCGCTGGAGGGCTATTCCTACGCCGAGATCGAGCGCGTCTGCACCCAGGCGGTCAAGACGATGATCATCGATCGCCGTAAGCAGGTGCAGGCCCGCGACTTCAATCGCGCCTTGGAGGACGAGGCGCGCCGCCGGGCAGGACAGTCTCGCCTCGCGTCGCCGAGCTAG